One Danio aesculapii chromosome 22, fDanAes4.1, whole genome shotgun sequence genomic window carries:
- the si:dkey-253d23.9 gene encoding zinc finger protein 501, with the protein MSDPESCTIKVEDVEEQTDLLNKNKEKEEPTKRGKKNDIQTAEKLKHPSLKGKDNPSFTCLQCTKTFSCEESLKLHMKIHREMKPHTSEQCEKSPTEEEALEDNMKIHTEDTVNDCDGTFTNKGDLNTQILTHIRKKARTCDLCGKSFRKTGDLNIHQKRHRGLRDHVCSECGKTFYTNSGLKNHQTVHTTETPYKCSYCDKRFKRSIYVKIHEKSHTGTQPYTCDQCGKSFRSKGGLGIHSTIHTGEKPFTCDRCEASFARKDSLANHMKLHTGENLHKCDQCGKSFRRYDVFKAHLLSHSRERVYKCNQCDKRFFRPDFLRDHLKIHTDERPHVCYFCGRGFRFISALKSHQKRHSGVKDHICSECGKTFMTYKAVNAHRSVHSTERPYKCSHCDKRFKKSQYLKIHEKSHSGEQPYQCNLCGKRFTYSTSLYGHKKRACLKAQ; encoded by the exons ATGAGTGATCCAGAATCCTGCACAATAAAAGtggaagatgttgaagaacaaacag acctgctaaataaaaacaaagagaaGGAAGAACCGACTAAAAGGGGAAAGAAAAATGACATCCAAACTGCAGAAAAACTGAAACATCCTTCATTGAAAGGAAAAGACAATCCGTCTTTCACATGCCTTCAGTGTACAAAGACTTTCTCGTGTGAGGAAAGTCTTAAACTTCACATGAAGATTCATAGAGAAATGAAGCCACACACATCTGAACAATGTGAGAAGAGTCCCACAGAAGAAGAAGCCCTTGAGGATaacatgaaaatccacactgaGGATACAGTGAACGATTGTGATGGGACTTTCACAAATAAGGGAGATCTTAACACACAAATCTTAACTCATATTAGAAAGAAAGCGCGCACATGTGATTTATGTGGGAAGAGCTTTCGTAAAACAGGTGATTTAAACATACATCAGAAAAGGCACAGAGGTTTAAGGGATCATGTTTGCTCCGAGTGTGGCAAGACCTTTTATACAAATAGTGGTTTAAAAAATCACCAGACCGTTCACACTACAGAAACGCCTTATAAGTGTTCATACTGTGACAAAAGATTCAAACGGTCAATATATGTGAAAATACATGAGAAGAGCCACACTGGAACACAGCCGTACACGTGTGATCAGTGCGGGAAGAGTTTTAGAAGTAAAGGAGGTCTAGGCATACACAGCacaatccacaccggagagaagccgttcACATGTGATCGTTGCGAGGCGAGTTTTGCCAGAAAGGACAGCCTTGCTAATCACATGAAACTCCACACCGGAGAGAATCTGCACAAATGTgatcagtgtgggaaaagtttcagaAGATACGATGTTTTTAAAGCGCATCTGCTTAGTCATTCTAGAGAAAGAGTTTATAAATGCAACCAGTGCGATAAAAGGTTTTTTAGGCCAGATTTCTTGAGGGACCACCTAAAAATTCATACAGATGAGAGGCCACATGTGTGTTACTTTTGTGGAAGGGGTTTTCGTTTTATTAGTGCATTAAAATCACACCAGAAAAGGCACAGCGGTGTGAAGGATCATATTTGCTCTGAGTGTGGGAAGACTTTCATGACATATAAAGCCGTAAATGCTCACCGGTCAGTTCACTCTACAGAAAGACCTTATAaatgttcacactgtgacaaaaGATTCAAAAAGTCACAATATCTGAAAATACACGAGAAGAGCCACTCTGGAGAACAGCCATACCAGTGTAATTTATGTGGGAAAAGGTTCACTTATTCTACTTCTCTGTACGGTCATAAAAAACGTGCATGTCTGAAAGCACAGTAA
- the si:dkey-253d23.11 gene encoding zinc finger protein 239 isoform X2, protein MKIHREMKPHTSEKIRTGEEALTNNMKIHTEDTVNDCDGTFTDKGDLNTQILTHIGKKYTCDLCGKSFRDPSTLKIHHKRHKGLRDQICSTCGKTFFTNSALKDHQLVHSTETPYKCSYCDKRFKRSQYVKIHEKIHSGIQPYTCDQCGKSFKYKRALALHGIIHTGEKPFTCDHCEASFARRDGLVNHMKLHTGENLHKCDQCGKSFRRFSVFKEHLLTHTRERIYKCDQCDKSFFRPGFLRDHLKIHTDERPYVCYLCGRSFRYTSALKLHQKRHGGVKDHACSECGKTFITHKSLKDHQSVHTTETPYKCSYCDKRFKRLRYMKIHEKIHTGEQPYQCNLCGKRFTYSATLYSHKKRACQKAQ, encoded by the coding sequence ATGAAGATTCATAGAGAAATGAAGCCGCACACATCTGAGAAGATTCGCACAGGAGAAGAAGCCCTTACGAATaacatgaaaatccacactgaGGATACAGTGAACGATTGTGATGGGACTTTCACAGATAAGGGAGATCTTAACACACAAATCTTAACTCATATTGGAAAGAAGTACACATGTGATTTATGTGGGAAGAGCTTTCGTGATCCAAGTACTTTAAAAATCCATCATAAAAGGCACAAAGGTTTGAGGGATCAGATTTGCTCTACGTGTGGCAAGACCTTTTTTACAAATAGCGCTTTAAAAGATCACCAGTTAGTTCACTCTACAGAAACGCCTTATAAGTGTTCATACTGTGACAAAAGATTCAAACGGTCACAATATGTGAAAATACATGAGAAGATCCACTCTGGAATACAGCCGTACACGTGTGAtcagtgcgggaagagtttcaaATATAAAAGAGCTCTAGCTTTACATGGCataatccacaccggagagaagccgttcACATGTGATCATTGCGAGGCGAGTTTTGCCAGAAGGGACGGCCTTGTTAATCACATGAAACTCCACACCGGAGAGAATCTGCACAAATGTgatcagtgtgggaaaagtttcagaAGGTTCAGTGTTTTTAAAGAGCATCTGCTTACTCATACTAGAGAAAGAATCTATAAATGCGACCAGTGCGATAAAAGCTTTTTTAGGCCAGGTTTCCTGAGGGACCACCTAAAAATTCATACAGATGAGAGGCCATACGTGTGTTATTTGTGTGGGAGGAGTTTTCGTTATACGAGTgcgttaaaattacaccagaaaaGGCACGGCGGTGTGAAGGATCATGCTTGCTCCGAGTGTGGGAAGACGTTCATTACACATAAATCCCTAAAAGATCACCAGTCAGTTCACACTACAGAAACACCTTATAAATGTTCATACTGCGACAAGAGATTTAAACGGTTACGATATATGAAAATACatgagaagatccacactggagaacaGCCATACCAGTGTAATTTATGTGGGAAAAGGTTCACTTATTCTGCTACTCTGTACAGTCATAAAAAACGAGCATGTCAGAAAGCACAGTAA
- the si:dkey-253d23.11 gene encoding zinc finger protein 501 isoform X1, translating into MSDTESCTIKVEDVEEQTDLLNENKEKEEPVKRGEKNDIKTAEKRQNLSLKRKDNLKLQMKIHREMKPHTSEKIRTGEEALTNNMKIHTEDTVNDCDGTFTDKGDLNTQILTHIGKKYTCDLCGKSFRDPSTLKIHHKRHKGLRDQICSTCGKTFFTNSALKDHQLVHSTETPYKCSYCDKRFKRSQYVKIHEKIHSGIQPYTCDQCGKSFKYKRALALHGIIHTGEKPFTCDHCEASFARRDGLVNHMKLHTGENLHKCDQCGKSFRRFSVFKEHLLTHTRERIYKCDQCDKSFFRPGFLRDHLKIHTDERPYVCYLCGRSFRYTSALKLHQKRHGGVKDHACSECGKTFITHKSLKDHQSVHTTETPYKCSYCDKRFKRLRYMKIHEKIHTGEQPYQCNLCGKRFTYSATLYSHKKRACQKAQ; encoded by the exons ATGAGTGATACAGAATCCTGCACAATAAAAGtggaagatgttgaagaacaaacag acCTGCTAAATGAAAACAAAGAGAAGGAAGAACCGGTTAAAAGGGGTGAGAAAAATGACatcaaaactgcagaaaaacggcAAAATCTTTCGTTGAAAAGAAAAGACAATCTTAAACTTCAAATGAAGATTCATAGAGAAATGAAGCCGCACACATCTGAGAAGATTCGCACAGGAGAAGAAGCCCTTACGAATaacatgaaaatccacactgaGGATACAGTGAACGATTGTGATGGGACTTTCACAGATAAGGGAGATCTTAACACACAAATCTTAACTCATATTGGAAAGAAGTACACATGTGATTTATGTGGGAAGAGCTTTCGTGATCCAAGTACTTTAAAAATCCATCATAAAAGGCACAAAGGTTTGAGGGATCAGATTTGCTCTACGTGTGGCAAGACCTTTTTTACAAATAGCGCTTTAAAAGATCACCAGTTAGTTCACTCTACAGAAACGCCTTATAAGTGTTCATACTGTGACAAAAGATTCAAACGGTCACAATATGTGAAAATACATGAGAAGATCCACTCTGGAATACAGCCGTACACGTGTGAtcagtgcgggaagagtttcaaATATAAAAGAGCTCTAGCTTTACATGGCataatccacaccggagagaagccgttcACATGTGATCATTGCGAGGCGAGTTTTGCCAGAAGGGACGGCCTTGTTAATCACATGAAACTCCACACCGGAGAGAATCTGCACAAATGTgatcagtgtgggaaaagtttcagaAGGTTCAGTGTTTTTAAAGAGCATCTGCTTACTCATACTAGAGAAAGAATCTATAAATGCGACCAGTGCGATAAAAGCTTTTTTAGGCCAGGTTTCCTGAGGGACCACCTAAAAATTCATACAGATGAGAGGCCATACGTGTGTTATTTGTGTGGGAGGAGTTTTCGTTATACGAGTgcgttaaaattacaccagaaaaGGCACGGCGGTGTGAAGGATCATGCTTGCTCCGAGTGTGGGAAGACGTTCATTACACATAAATCCCTAAAAGATCACCAGTCAGTTCACACTACAGAAACACCTTATAAATGTTCATACTGCGACAAGAGATTTAAACGGTTACGATATATGAAAATACatgagaagatccacactggagaacaGCCATACCAGTGTAATTTATGTGGGAAAAGGTTCACTTATTCTGCTACTCTGTACAGTCATAAAAAACGAGCATGTCAGAAAGCACAGTAA
- the zgc:171686 gene encoding uncharacterized protein zgc:171686, giving the protein MFVERFRRLINNGSFFCLCLLIANGVFGADTDKVKSVSVMEGDSVLLNTDVTDVKRDYQILWMFGPQESRIAEIYKENIDFYDSNGTYGDRLKMDNKTGSLTITKIRIVHSGLYKLNIISSGGSSYLRFSVTVYARLPTPVITEKSTSVQNPSSSSPVPKCAFDCSVLNVSNASLSWYKGNRLFSSYEVSDLNNSIYLHLECLDDSYSCVVAYSFTNQTSHLNNTPHCQICSGAVHRSHIILLIAVAVLLALVCAVFLCCHRRKCKQMGKAKIQEEEMDYAEPIFCTQRLQSTDVIAEDHTVYSSIRT; this is encoded by the exons ATGTTTGTTGAGAGGTTCCGAAGACTGATTAACAATGGATCcttcttttgtttgtgtttgttgatcGCAAATG GTGTGTTTGGTGCTGATACAGATAAAGTAAAGTCAGTATCTGTGATGGAGGGCGATTCTGTCCTTCTGAACACAGATGTTACTGATGTCAAAAGAGATTATCAGATACTGTGGATGTTTGGACCTCAAGAGAGTCGGATAGCTGAAATTTATAAGGAGAACATAGATTTTTATGACAGTAATGGGACATATGGAGACAGACTAAAGATGGACAATAAAACTGGGTCTCTGACAATCACAAAAATTAGAATTGTACACTCTGGACTTTATAAACTAAACATCATCAGCAGTGGAGGATCTTCATACCTGAGATTCAGTGTTACTGTCTATG CTCGTCTGCCCACTCCTGTCATCACAGAGAAATCTACATCAGTTCAAAATCCGTCATCATCATCCCCAGTCCCCAAATGTGCGTTCGACTGTTCTGTGTTGAACGTGAGCAATGcgagtctctcctggtacaaaggaaaccGTTTATTCTCCAGCTACGAAGTGTCTGATCTCAACAACAGCATCTATCTGCACCTGGAGTGTCTGGATGATTCTTACAGCTGCGTTGTGGCGTATTCATTCACCAACCAGACTTCACACCTCAACAACACGCCACACTGTCAGATATGCTCAG GGGCTGTTCATCGCTCACACATAATACTGCTGATTGCTGTTGCTGTATTGCTGGCATTGGTGTGTGCTGTATTTCTGTGCTGTCACCGCAGAAAGTGTAAACAAATGGGAAAAG CCAAGATTCAGGAGGAAGAGATGGATTATGCTGAACCAATATTCTGTACACAACGTCTTCAGAGTACG